Below is a window of Ciona intestinalis chromosome 5, KH, whole genome shotgun sequence DNA.
TATCAAGGCAAGATTTTGTAGCTGCTAAGCCTGCAGGACCGGCACCAATAACACAAACTCGTTTAGGCAACATGCTGCAGcatataaacaaagaacttctAATGCAACCCGGCTTTGCTAATGACGCTGCGATGcggtaatattttgttttggtcTCAATGCTTATGGTGCGGAACTGTTTCTAAGATTTCTATGGTATCCAATTGCTCTGTTGATGGTCTGGTTCTGTTCTATTGTTGCTTGCCCCTTTAGCGGAGACTCATTATGCCATTTTAGGTATAACATGTATCTCACAGAATACAGTAGGCCTGCGTGTAATAAATCCCGACAATCTGAAATTCAGTCTAGTGCcacgaaaacgtaacaaacaaaaatcaagtccaaccaactgttaaataaagaaatatgtttAGCCTTAATAGcattgtcagtctcttatttaaattaaagattaTATTTACATGGAAAACAATACGTCGGTCATCATAGGCTACACTGGTACCGGTAGTTGCAAAACACTTTAATCTAAGATGTAATAGATTTAATTGCTCTGTAATATTATTTAGTCAGTTCATAGATCAGAACCTTGGATATTAAAAATCTAGCGCTACCGTACATACGcgcaatatattattttaaactttaaaactattataCGTCTTTCGGTTCATTTTTCAGTTGAcattatatacattaaaacaacagaaaattaaaacgcGCTGACCATTACAGTATAAAAAGCGTTTATATAACAGAATGCTTGCCGATTTTTTTGCAtaggtttattaaatttacatacaCTGTATTGATGATAACTCGCCGTCGATATGCATAAAAACAACGTTTTAAGTTAAAGGTAATCAGGTAAAATAGTGAAAAAACGTTTGCAAAATCTCTGTAAATTATATAAGCCCGAGAAAAATTATAAGCGCTTGCATATTACAATTGGTAAAGATGCAGTTCTTAGAAATGTTTAGTAGGAttgggaaagatgagacaccctATCGTTCCATTTTCatttcccatttggtagtaaacaaagaacattcaaagaattataaaaccgtagcttcacgacttctatagattGTTGAAAACATGCTCTGATccggatattcggatattatgtgctaaaggtgtactgTTGTCTTACCGCACAGGCTACCATTGAACTTGGTAATATAGTATAGTAAACGATTTGAAATGTATTAGAATTACCACGAACGTGGTATTTGAGAAGAAACAATAATACAGTTATCTAAAGGCAGCCCATGTTCTCGCACTAGCGTTAAGTGCATATTCCCGACATTCTGGTTTAGAATTCTCGCCTACAATCCTGTAATGGTAAGGTAGCAAAGGACCGAAGTAAAAATTGAACGCCAGCCGAGGATCGGTGAAAAGAAGGCGGAAGAATGATGGCAACACCCCGATCTCACCAGCTATTTCTTCCTGGTACTCGAATATAGGGACCTGAGATTAATGCAGTTTAGTAATTTTAATGTCCGGCAAAGTGATTAGTGCGCCTACCCTTAAAGCAGAGGTAAtaaggtaaacaaaaaactagaattttttatttcttaccttgaatttaaaaactcCCCCAGTTTTCTTGAGCATCTCTTTCCGTTGATCCGACCACATATTCTGCATTCTATCAGCAGAAGGGAGCTTCGTTTTGCCACTCAATACTTGAGTGACGTAGCGTGCCTGGTCAGTAAATAGTAGggtaggtggggtaagatgagacacgtttacgttctttgtttttattcgattttgTGGGGAATAAGAATATTAGAGATTTATCATTGAATCTGAAATAGCGCTGTTattcgttaaaaacacgattaggaaatattggtTTTAGCTAGGTATACCAATtataccattttaccccatacAGCACCATACGTATAGAGTCTTATGTTATGTCATCTATTCCTAAtttgatcaaaaacaaaaaaatctatatattAGAGAAAGCATCAGTCTGTGGTAATATTTAAGTAAAGGCTGACCTGTAATTCGTGTGTGTTGTTAAGAGGGCCACTACCCACTGGCATACAAGAACCCACGAAAGTTAATGTAGAAGGATGCTCAAGATTGAAGGGGAAAATCCATTTATGAAGTCGCATGTCTTCTGGCTGTTCTGTTAAAGTACAATCTTGTTTAATAGACCTTTATAACCTTTTAAGCCAAACCAGGCCACTTTTGAAAAACATTGACGTATACGGATCTCTTCCCAAATGcctttaaaatactaaaaaaatatttaaaaaaatcaccaacaGAAAAATGTATATACGGAGCTTTATGTTCAAAAACATCTCCATtagatacgtttttatacaatCAAGTTCGGTGTCAGTTTAAGCGCCATTATTTTAGTCACACAAAGCATGAGAAACTTAGTGCAgccataaaaaaaacgatggagaaaaagaaaaattaaataaaatcaaaagcaAACTAAACCTGGGATAATATCTTTCGAAAGAAATTCAAATTTTGGCGCGAATCCTGTCGCCATGACAATAAGATCAATCGCCTCCGTTTTTCCATCTACAAATGTCACGTGATCCTCTCCGAAACTTTTAACTTCTGGTCTTACTTTCACCAGACCTGAGTAAATTTTCAGCGGCAATTCGTCGCTGACAGTTACTGTAGCTCTTGGGTTCATGGGACCGAACCTGCAAAttaaaaagatgttttttagattaaagtatgtttttaaattatatcaCTGGAAATAAagcaacttattttttatagtagggtgaaggAAGATGGCACatgttttcgttttattttctcgtctcatttggtagtaaacaaataacattcaaatatttataaaaccgtgtcctcacaactcttatagaccgttgttgattgtttaaaacaggatcagggtatttggatattgggTGTCGTATCTTACTTCACAATACGTACTGGTATTTTCTGTCTACAGAACAAACTATACATACTTGGAACGAATACCAAGAGCCTCATGGTTCATTCTGACTTCAGCCATTCCAATAAacactttgtttattatccaACCTGGTACAAAGCTTTGTAGGCCTCTCTTGAACCGATTTGATAACGCCATTAATAGAGGCTTGCCATgctatatagaaaaaaaaaacaattcagttaatagatataatatagttctgttgggtaagatgggatattgttagcacctaaattcaatattttctgatcgtccttaaacgattaacagccttttttaagaaaaatggaggatatacggttatataaacctgtatttgtttattactaaacaggacgagaaaagaaaatgaaaaggttCTACAGCGAGGCACGTCAAGGGACCTTAGGATTTAGGTCACAGTTGGTTCAATACCCACGACTTACAGTAAATATTCGGGGCACAAGCCAGAATCCATTACGAGTGCTGATGAATACATCCTTGCAGTAAGAGGACGAATCAACTGCCACGTCACAACCCGAGTTACTTGCGCCGATAACGAGAACTGACTTGtctataaacaataaatgacGCATTTTAATTAACCTAAGGATTCAAAGGTATTTGTACTGATCGTATGTATTAGGTTGTGGTAAGATgatccat
It encodes the following:
- the LOC100185907 gene encoding dimethylaniline monooxygenase [N-oxide-forming] 2-like isoform X1; protein product: MVKRVCVIGAGAAGLVSVKSCLDDGLEPVCYEFSSEIGGLWNNNERKRNNLSPKAYSTLITNVSKETSAFSDLPMPEEWPAYQTWQQYYQYFHLYADKFDLRRYIHFNVSVEEVVKSENYIETGSWVVQTRDVTTGKEKKEEFDAVIVASGRTGKQIWVTYPGLEDKFRGKVLHSGNYESAEEFKDKSVLVIGASNSGCDVAVDSSSYCKDVFISTRNGFWLVPRIFTHGKPLLMALSNRFKRGLQSFVPGWIINKVFIGMAEVRMNHEALGIRSKFGPMNPRATVTVSDELPLKIYSGLVKVRPEVKSFGEDHVTFVDGKTEAIDLIVMATGFAPKFEFLSKDIIPEQPEDMRLHKWIFPFNLEHPSTLTFVGSCMPVGSGPLNNTHELQARYVTQVLSGKTKLPSADRMQNMWSDQRKEMLKKTGGVFKFKVPIFEYQEEIAGEIGVLPSFFRLLFTDPRLAFNFYFGPLLPYHYRIVGENSKPECREYALNASARTWAAFR
- the LOC100185907 gene encoding dimethylaniline monooxygenase [N-oxide-forming] 5-like isoform X2; amino-acid sequence: MPEEWPAYQTWQQYYQYFHLYADKFDLRRYIHFNVSVEEVVKSENYIETGSWVVQTRDVTTGKEKKEEFDAVIVASGRTGKQIWVTYPGLEDKFRGKVLHSGNYESAEEFKDKSVLVIGASNSGCDVAVDSSSYCKDVFISTRNGFWLVPRIFTHGKPLLMALSNRFKRGLQSFVPGWIINKVFIGMAEVRMNHEALGIRSKFGPMNPRATVTVSDELPLKIYSGLVKVRPEVKSFGEDHVTFVDGKTEAIDLIVMATGFAPKFEFLSKDIIPEQPEDMRLHKWIFPFNLEHPSTLTFVGSCMPVGSGPLNNTHELQARYVTQVLSGKTKLPSADRMQNMWSDQRKEMLKKTGGVFKFKVPIFEYQEEIAGEIGVLPSFFRLLFTDPRLAFNFYFGPLLPYHYRIVGENSKPECREYALNASARTWAAFR